One Phaseolus vulgaris cultivar G19833 chromosome 11, P. vulgaris v2.0, whole genome shotgun sequence genomic window carries:
- the LOC137837476 gene encoding uncharacterized protein: protein MTIGQRDVDEAEPFTPPREFSMPFSQQILETVIPNTFTGPKVTFTGMEDPGAHLTAFHTQMMLVGGSDAVRCKLFMSTLTGMAMDWFISLPEGHITTFAQLSQLFREQYLANRAPPTVSYDLFDVKQYPGETLKEYINRFGAQVVKVWTTEEPMIVYAFKKGVCPGPFCESIIRNRPKTFAEIRCRAVEHIASEGEVLRPPVKSDKVLGPHKESWCEFHEAFGHHINNCLALGYQLDELVKNGFLKDYLVGSTATTALEVPEEGQEHEIPIHGDVHTISGGFSGGGPTASQRKRYVRSVNSVAEEFSNDLWESDLVFTRADLRDVVPHDNDPVVISVVTVGRKVHKVLVDQGSSTDVMFWSPFNKLQLSPDLLRPYTGCPYGFADNPVEVRGYLELRTTFTDGAASRSESIQYLVVNANSAYNILLGRPTLNRPRAVASTRHMKMKLPDLSGKVIVIKSD from the exons ATGACCATAGGACAACGCGACGTAGATGAGGCCGAACCCttcaccccaccaagggagttttctaTGCCGTTTTCGCAGCAGATCCTGGAGACGGTGATTCCCAACACATTCACTGGGCCCAAGGTGACGTTCAcggggatggaggaccctggggcgcatctcactgcgttccacacgcagatgatgttagtaggcggctccgacgccGTAAGGTGCAAACTCTTCATGAGtaccttgactgggatggccatggactggttcatcagcctcccagaaggTCATATCACGACTTTTGCACAACTTTCGCAGTTATTTAGAGAGCAGTATCTAGCCAACAGGGCTCCACCCACAGTCTCATACGACCTGTTCGATGTGAAGCAATATCCAGGCGAGACCTTGAAGGAATACATAAACCGCTTTGGGGCGCAAGTGGTGAAGGTTTGGACCACAGAAGAGCCCATGATCGTATACGCATTCAAAAAGGGAGTGTGCCCTGGGCCTTTTTGCGAATCaatcatccgcaaccgccccAAGACTTTTGCTGAGATAAGGTGTCGCGCGGTGGAACACATCGCCTCTGAGGGTGAAGT gttgaggccaccggtgaagtctgacaaggtgctgggaccccACAAGGAGTCGTGGTGCGAGTTTCACGAGGCGTTCGGGCACCATATCAACAACTGCCTAGCGCTGGGCTATCAATTGGATGAGctggtgaagaatggtttcctaAAAGATTATCTTGTTGGGTCTACTGCGACCACAGCCTTGGAGGTACCAGAGGAGGGTCAGGAGCATGAAATTCCGATCCATGGAGACGTGCACACCATTTCTGGTGGCTTCTCTGGAGGAGGGCCCACTGCCTCTCAGCGTAAGAGGTATGTGAGGTCAGTGAATTCAGTTGCTGAGGAATTTTCGAATGACttgtgggagtcagacctcgtgttcacaAGAGCTGACCTACGTGACGTTgtcccacatgacaatgacccaGTGGTCATTTCGGTCGTCACCGTCGGAAGAAAGGTGCATAAggttctcgtcgaccagggcagttccacggatgtcatgttttggtcgcccttcaacaagctacagttgtcccctgacttATTGAGGCCCTACACCGGATGCCCGTATGGGTTCGCAGACAACCCAGTTGAGGTACGTGGCTATCTAGAGCTAAGGACAACGTTTACCGATGGAGCGGCGTCACGTTCCGAGAGTATTCAGTACTTAGTAGTAAACGCcaattcagcctacaacatcttgttagGCAGACCAACGCTGAATAGGCCAAGGGCAGtggcctccacacgccacatgaagatgaagctaccagatCTTAGTGGCAAAGTGATCGTAATCAAGTCAGATTAG
- the LOC137837486 gene encoding uncharacterized protein yields the protein MTTRPARARSEEMTMQQLMGMMQGLQDAMAASKVEQERMRADLAASQARNDELHRTNEELHRGWRGADEPEAASPPREFTTPFSQAILETAIPSTFTGPKVTFTGVEDPEAHLTALHTQMLLVGGSDATRCKLFMSTLTGMAMDWFISLPEGHIASFAQLSRLFREQYLANRALVPVLYDLFEVKQFQGETLKEYISRFGAQVVKVGTTDEPMIVFAFRKGVRPGSFGKSLNCKLPKTFAEIRTQPARIHEAATERRNPDRKRTYEARRAPLRGRAEGRREGSRPLRHNFVVELKDLIIVPNIADRLRPLAKYDKILGPHKELWCEFHEAFGHHINNCFALGYQLDELVKSGFIKDYLAGPTTTAATAVQEEGQAHKMLVHGEVHTISGGFSGGGPTASQRKKYVRSVNSVAEEFPDDPWESGLVFTRADLRDVVQHDNDPVVISVVTAGRKVHRVLVDQGSSADVMFWTTFNKLQLSPDLLRPYTGCLYEFADNPVEVRGYLELRTTFTDGTTSRIESIRYLVANANSAYNILLGRPALNRLRAVPSTRHMKMKLPDLSGKVIVIKSDQEEARKCYENSLKTKRGVVMVIERPPVSGSSAELESVEEAMPTESTPDDASSTVTMPVEDVVAPRLWKKSQRRRHPMRRRLWKRIPTRGHRGGKTNRG from the exons ATGACCACGAGACCagcacgcgctaggagtgaagaaatgaccatgcaacaactcatgggcatgatgcaagggctgcaggacGCAATGGCGGCCTCGAAagtggagcaggagcgcatgcgaGCAGATCTTGCAGCCTCTCAAGCGAGGAACGATGAACTCCATCGTACCAACGAGGAGTTGCACCGTGGATGGCGCGGTGCAGATGAACCTGAGGCTGCATCCCCACCTAGGGAATTCACAACACCATTCTCGCAGGCAATCTTGGAGACGGCGATACCCAGTACGttcacggggcccaaggtgaccttcacaggggtggaggatcctgaggcacacctcACAGCGCTCCACACACAAATGttgctggtaggcggttctgacgctacgaggtgcaagcttttcatgagcacgttgacgggaatggctatggattggttcatcagccttccagagGGCCACATCGCGTCTTTCGCCCAGCTCTCGCGACtgttcagagaacagtatttaGCCAATAGGGCCCTAGTCCCAGTTTTGTACGACCTTTTCGAAGTGAAACAATTCCAAGGTGAGaccctgaaggaatacataagccgctttggagcacaagtggtgaaggtgggtaccacCGATGAACCCATGATTGTATTCGCATTCAGGAAGGGGGTGCGACCCGGGTCTTTCGGTAAGTCGCTTAACTGCAAGCTTCCCAAGACCTTTGCTGAA ATACGCACACAACCTGCTAGGATCCACGAAGCTGCCACAGAGAGAAGGAACCCAGACAGGAAGCGCACCTACGAGGCGAGGAGGGCCCCACTAAGGGGCCGAgccgaaggaaggagagagggaaGTAGACCACtgaggcacaactttgtggtggagctcaAAGACCTCATCATTGTGCCCAATATAGcggacaggttgaggccactgGCGAAGTATGACAAAATTCTGGGACCCCACAAGGAATtgtggtgcgaattccacgaagcatttggacatcatattaacaactgttttgcgctgggctatcagttggatgagcttgtgaagagTGGCTTCATAAAGGATTACCTCGCAGGGCCTACTACAACAGCAGCCACGGCAGTACAAGAGGAAGGCCAGGCACACAAGATGCTAGTCCATGGGGAGGTtcacaccatttctggtggATTTTCTGGAGGAGGGCCTACTGCCTCTCAACGTAAAAAGTATGTGAGGTCAGTAAATTCAGTTGCAGAAGAATTTCCGGACGACCCTTGGGAATCAGGCCTTGTgttcacaagggctgacctaCGGGATGTCGTCCaacacgacaatgaccccgtggtcatctcagtagttacagcaggaaggaaggtacatagggttctcgtcgaccagggcagttccgcagatgtcatgttctggacgaccttcaacaagctacagttgtccccggACCTCTTGAGACCCTATACCGGATGCTTGTACGAGTTTGCAGATAACCCAGTGGAGGTACGTGGgtacttggagctgaggacgacgttcactgatggaacgACATCACGTATCGAAAGTATCCGGTACCTGGTGGCTAATGCCAACTCAGCctataacattttgttgggcagacccGCCCTAAACAGATTGAGGGCAGTACCTTCCActcgccacatgaagatgaagttgccagacCTTAGCGGCAaagtgatagtcatcaagtcagaccaggaAGAAGCccgaaagtgctatgagaatagtctaaaaacaaagagaggcgtggtGATGGTAATTGAACGACCTCCTGTTTCAGGCTCGTCAGCAGAGCTAGAATCCGTAGAAGAGGCGATGCCCACGGAGTCCACGCCCGACGATGCTTCATCTACAGTGACGATGCCTGTGGAAGACGTCGTGGCGCCTCGCCTATGGAAGAAGAGTCAGAGGAGGCGACACCCGATGAGGCGACGCCTATGGAAGAGGATCCCAACCAGAGGACACCGTGGTGgaaagacaaatagggggtaA
- the LOC137837504 gene encoding uncharacterized protein — MTNLPIQKVLQKPDVAGRMVHWAVKLSEFDIQYETRGSIKGQVYPDFVAELSPGGDPQEVESGAQWMLLVDASSNQQGSGAGIILEGPNWVLIEQALRFAFKASNNQAEYEALIAGMLLAKELGAQSLLAKSDSQLVTEQVTGEYQAKDPQMAAYLRYAEVLKRAFAAFELVHVPREQNARADLLAKLASSGKGGRQRTVIQETLKTPRKFVAHNRVEVLHVSTTRGKPRSHRSLSQDTVRAPCISTYVASPDEERGVQVCALEEGDTWMTPYRQYLADGILPAEPEEGKKIKRNVARYTIVDGILFRHGFTHPILTCLSGDECTRIMAELHEGICGSHVGGRSLSSKVIRAGFFWPTVREDCVRYAQHCKQCQKHAHWHKAPLEELRSIYSPWPFHTWGIDILGPFPLAIRQMKYLIVAIEYFTKWIEAEPVAQITAHKVQHFVLKNIVCRFGEPRHLISDNGTQFTS, encoded by the coding sequence atgacgaACCTTCCCATCCAGAAGGTACTCCAAAAGCCAGACGTGGCTGGGAGGATGGTACACTGGGCAGTgaaattgtcagaatttgacatccagtacgagaCCCGGGGATCCATCAAAGGCCAGGTCTATCCTGACTTTGTAGCAGAGCTTTCACCAGGAGGAGATCCTCAAGAGGTGGAATCAGGGGCACAGTGGATGCTCTTAGTGGATGcatcttccaaccaacaagggagtggtgctgGAATAATCCTGGAAGGGCCTAATTGGGTATTAATCGAGCAGGCTTTgcgctttgccttcaaggcaagcaacaaccaggcggagtacgaggcgttGATTGCCGGGATGCTTTTGGCTAAAGAATTGGGTGCTCAGAGCCTCTTGGCAAAGAGCGACTCACAATTGGTCACAGAACAAGTAACAGGGGAGTACCAAGCGAAGGACCCACAAATGGCTGCGTATCTGAGGTACGCCGAGGTGTTGAAAAGAGCCTTCGCtgcgtttgagctggtgcatgtccccagggagcaaaatgccagagctgacctgcttgccaagctggccagctcaggcaaggggggaaggcagaggaccgtAATACAGGAGACCCTCAAGACACCGCGAAAGTTCGTGGCACACAACAGGGTGGAAGTCCTTCACGTTAGTACAACGAGAGGAAaaccaaggagtcatcgctcgTTGAGTCAAGATACGGTGAGGGCACCTTGCATCAGTACTTACGTAGCCTCGCCAGATGAAGAAAGGGGTGTACAGGTATGCGCTTTGGAGGAAGGCGACACTtggatgaccccttacaggcaatacctggcggatgggatCCTCCCAGCAGAGCCAGAGGAGGGCAAGAAGATTAAGAGAAACGTCGCCAGGTACACCATAGTGGATGGGATATTGTTCAGGCATGGGTTTACGCACCCTATCTTGACGTGCttaagcggcgacgagtgcaccaggataatggccgAACTtcacgaaggtatttgtgggagccacgtgggaggaagatccttgtcgtccaaggtgatacgtgcaggtttcttctggccaacagtaagagaGGATTGTGTACGATACGCCCAGcattgcaagcagtgccagaAGCATGCccattggcacaaggcgccgctaGAGGAGTtaagatccatatacagcccgtggccctTCCACACCTGGGGAATTGATATCCTAGGCCCGTTTCCATTGgcaataaggcagatgaagtacctgattgttgccatcgaatacttcaccaagtggatagaggcagagccggtggcacagatcactgcccacaaggtacaacactttgttttgaaaaacattgTATGTCGTTTTGGGGAGCCAAGGCATCTCATttcagacaatggcacccagttcacgagcTAG